Within Piliocolobus tephrosceles isolate RC106 unplaced genomic scaffold, ASM277652v3 unscaffolded_36745, whole genome shotgun sequence, the genomic segment CAATGCAAATATCTGTCTGAAACGGTCCCTGGCTAAACTCCACCCATGGGTTGGCCAGTCTTGCCTTGACCAATAGCCTTGACAAGGCAACCTTGACCAATAGTCTTAGAGTATCAGGTGAGGCCAGGGGCCGGCGGCTGGCTAGggatgaagaataaaaggaaGCACCCTCCAGCAGTTCCACACACTCGCTTCTGGAACGGCTGAGATTATCAATAAGCTCCTAGTCCAGACGCCATGGgtcatttcacagaggaggacaAGGCTACTATCACAAGCCTGTGGGGCAAGGTGAATGTGGAAGATGCTGGAGGAGAAACCCTGGGAAGGTAGGCTCTGGTGACCAGgacaagaaagggaaggaaggaccCTGTACCTGGCAAAAGTCCAGGCCGCTTCTCAAGATTTGTGGCACTTTCTGACTGTCAAATTGCTCTTGTTCAATCTCACAGGCTCCTGGTTGTCTACCCATGGACCCAGAGGTTCTTTGACAGCTTTGGCAACCTGtcctctgcctctgccatcaTGGGCAACCCCAAGGTCAAGGCACATGGCAAGAAGGTGCTGACTTCCTTGGGAGAT encodes:
- the LOC113222948 gene encoding hemoglobin subunit gamma-like; the protein is MGHFTEEDKATITSLWGKVNVEDAGGETLGRLLVVYPWTQRFFDSFGNLSSASAIMGNPKVKAHGKKVLTSLGDAIKNLDDLKGTFAQLSELHCDKLHVDPENFRVSPGVSAVSEFSLKAT